From a single Raphanus sativus cultivar WK10039 chromosome 3, ASM80110v3, whole genome shotgun sequence genomic region:
- the LOC130509962 gene encoding protein FAR1-RELATED SEQUENCE 5-like, whose product MVKGDTGAVLEYFQKKKEENSSFFYLMQLDEDDMITNILWADDRSISDYNLFGDVVCFDTTYKTNDYDRPFAPFVGVNHYKQVVVFGDALLYDETTESFKWLFETFLGAMSGKQPKTIITDQSAAMANAIVNVFPETKHSLCVWHIYINAAKNLSRVFHGSDQFAMDFGKCVYEHEEEEDWLLAWNDMLSKHKLTENKWLENLFEVKEKWAMVYGRHTFTADMVSTQRSESINSILKGYLKRSFDLLTFFKHYERVLDDRRYKELVADFGMMHTSPVLAASVEMLQHAEEVYTPEVFILFQKKYTVIGDYVAKKTSKSEMVYEYNVSYRGVAREHLVKYDAANQKIHCSCMKFSFVGILCRHALKVLDKKNVRRIPPTYIRNRWSKEAKARTVSYYHSESSTEAVNESIGKRYSHICRTFPEIASVAAEHIELTLCTDEDTVELFKKLEEKKKGTCES is encoded by the coding sequence ATGGTAAAGGGAGATACTGGAGCAGTTTTGGAATactttcagaaaaagaaagaagagaattcatcatttttttatttaatgcaaCTTGATGAGGATGATATGATCACTAATATCTTGTGGGCAGATGATCGGTCTATAAGCGATTACAATCTCTTTGGAGATGTCGTTTGTTTTGACACAACTTATAAGACCAATGATTATGATAGACCGTTTGCTCCATTTGTCGGGGTAAACCATTATAAGCAAGTTGTTGTGTTCGGAGATGCTCTCTTATATGATGAAACCACCGAGTCTTTTAAGTGGCTTTTTGAGACCTTTCTTGGAGCAATGTCTGGAAAACAACCGAAAACAATTATTACAGACCAATCTGCAGCAATGGCGAATGCAATAGTGAATGTGTTTCCAGAAACAAAACACAGTTTATGTGTCTGGCATATTTACATAAATGCTGCAAAGAATTTGAGTCGTGTATTTCACGGATCAGACCAGTTTGCCATGGATTTTGGCAAGTGCGTATATGAgcatgaggaagaagaagattggtTATTGGCATGGAATGATATGCTCAGTAAGCATAAGCTGACAGAGAATAAATGGCTGGAAAATTTGTTTGAGGTGAAAGAAAAATGGGCAATGGTATATGGACGTCATACTTTTACAGCCGATATGGTGAGCACACAGCGTAGCGAAAGtataaatagtattttgaaAGGATACTTGAAGCGCAGTTTTGACTTGTTGACCTTCTTTAAACACTATGAGAGAGTGTTGGATGATAGGCGATATAAAGAGTTAGTTGCTGACTTCGGTATGATGCATACTTCGCCGGTATTGGCTGCTTCTGTAGAGATGTTGCAGCATGCAGAAGAAGTGTATACACCAGAAGTGTTTATCTTGTTCCAAAAGAAATACACAGTCATCGGTGACTATGTTGCAAAAAAGACGAGTAAATCTGAGATGGTGTATGAATACAATGTATCTTATCGTGGTGTTGCACGAGAGCATTTGGTTAAGTATGATGCTGCAAACCAAAAGATACATTGTAGTTGCatgaaattttcatttgttGGGATCTTATGCCGTCATGCTTTGAAAGTGCTAGACAAAAAGAATGTTAGAAGAATTCCACCTACCTACATTCGGAATCGATGGAGTAAAGAGGCAAAAGCACGAACAGTATCTTATTATCATTCAGAGTCATCTACTGAAGCAGTGAACGAATCGATTGGAAAGCGATATAGTCATATTTGTC